One segment of Castanea sativa cultivar Marrone di Chiusa Pesio chromosome 3, ASM4071231v1 DNA contains the following:
- the LOC142628890 gene encoding uncharacterized protein LOC142628890, with protein MSRPEIDEVLFAYIVVAVHAVSLVLIRVDNNVQKPIYYLSKSLHKAELPLKSVLRSADYTSRIAKWGTILGAFDIKYMPRTSMKGQVLADSVAEFVEPSLEDNAKGLDMDEKSVGMILCKVPATWKVYVDEAANQKGSGVGLVLVSPEGITFERSLRLGFSATNNEAEYEALLVGMDMVEGTLEAKDPRMQEYLTRARYLESKFESFILLHVSRSMNTHANSLATLATSSPQSLPRVILVEDLFKPSGMSVDTIRVHQIKVEPSWMDPIMSFLRSNVLPEEKSEADKIRRKAPRFWLSEDQKLYKRSFSGPYLLCVHPNATELLLEELHEEICGSHIGGRSLAHRALTQGYWWPNMQREAQDYARKCD; from the exons atgtctcggccagaaATTGATGAGGTTTTGTTCGCGTATATTGTTGTGGCTGTTCATGCTGTTAGTTTAGTTCTAATACGGGTTGATAACAATGTACAGAAGCCAATTTATTATCTGAGCAAATCCTTACATAAGGCCGAG CTTCCTCTTAAATCTGTACTTCGAAGTGCTGATTATACGAGTAGGATTGCTAAATGGGGCACCATCttaggggcttttgacatcaagtatatgcctcgaaCCTCTATGAAAGGTCAAGTGCTTGCTGATTCGGTCGCGGAGTTTGTTGAGCCATCATTAGAAGATAATGCAAAAGGGttggacatggatgaaaaatcagttggcatgatcttgTGCAAGGTGCCTGCGAcatggaaagtgtatgttgacgAAGCAGCAAATCAAAAAGGATCCGGTGTGGGACTAGTTCTAGTATCCCCTGAGGGGATTACTTTTGAGAGGTCcttgagattgggattctcggccaccaacaatgaggcgGAGTATGAAGCTTTATTGGTTGGAAtggatatg GTAGAGGGGACATTGGAGGCTaaagatccaagaatgcaagaatatctaACCCGAGCTAGGTATTTAGAATCAAAGTTTGAATCTTTTATCTTGTTGCATGTCTCAAGGAGTATGAATACCCATGCCAATTCCCTGGCTACCCTTGCAACGTCCTCGCCACAAAGTCTACCCCGGGTTATCCTTGTGGAAGATTTGTTCAAGCCCTCTGGAATGAGTGTTGACACCATTCGGGTTCATCAGATAAAAGTAgaacctagttggatggaccctaTAATGTCCTTCCTTAGGAGTAATGTCTTGCCCGAGGAGAAATCTGAAGCAGACAAAATACGTAGGAAGGCACCTCGGTTTTGGTTATCCGAGGATCAAAAGTTATACAAACGCTCAttttcaggaccatatttgctgTGTGTACATCCTAATGCAACggagttacttttggaagagttgcatgaagaaatttgtggaagtcacataGGAGGAAGATCTTTGGCACATAGAGCTCTTAcccagggatattggtggcccaatatgcagagagaagcacaGGATTATGCAAGAAAGTGCGACTAG